A region of Canis lupus familiaris isolate Mischka breed German Shepherd chromosome 38, alternate assembly UU_Cfam_GSD_1.0, whole genome shotgun sequence DNA encodes the following proteins:
- the LOC488617 gene encoding olfactory receptor 6K6 has translation MTRLETLGNQTMVTEFLFSVFPPLHQGGLLFFIPLLLAYGFIITGNLVIVIVVQLDMALHTPMYFFISVLSFLEVGYTTTTIPKMLSSLVNEQKTISLAGCLLQMYFFHSLGITEGCVLTAMAIDRYVAICSPLRYPTIMTPKLCTQLTAGSCLCGFLLVLPEIAWIATLPFCGPNRIQQIFCDFTPVLSLACTDTSLVVIVDAIHAVEIVASFLAIALSYVRIIVVILGMPSAEGRRKAFSTCAAHLAVFLLFFGSVAVMYLRFSATYSVFWDTAIAVSFVILAPFLNPIIYSLRNKDMKDAIRRFFCRRRRAGGVRG, from the coding sequence TTCTTGTTCTCTGTGTTCCCACCTCTGCATCAAGGTGGCCTCCTGTTTTTCATCCCCCTGCTTCTCGCCTATGGATTCATCATCACTGGGAACCTGGTGATAGTCATTGTGGTCCAGCTGGACATGGCCCTGCACACTCCCATGTACTTCTTCATCAGTGTCCTCTCCTTCCTGGAGGTCGGGTACACCACGACCACCATCCCCAAGATGCTCTCCAGCCTGGTCAATGAGCAGAAGACCATCTCTCTGGCCGGCTGCCTCCTGCAGATGTACTTCTTCCACTCCCTGGGCATCACGGAAGGCTGTGTGCTGACAGCAATGGCCATTGACAGGTACGTCGCCATCTGCAGTCCTCTCCGTTACCCGACCATCATGACTCCCAAGCTGTGCACCCAGCTAACAGCTGGGTCCTGCCTCTGTGGCTTCCTCCTTGTGCTCCCTGAGATCGCGTGGATTGCCACCTTGCCTTTCTGTGGCCCCAACCGGATCCAGCAGATCTTCTGTGACTTCACACCTGTGTTGAGCTTGGCCTGCACAGACACATCGCTGGTGGTCATCGTGGACGCTATCCACGCAGTGGAGATCGTGGCCTCCTTCCTGGCCATCGCCCTATCCTACGTCCGGATCATCGTGGTGATTCTGGGGATGCCCTCTGCTGAGGGCCGCCGCAAGGCCTTCTCCACCTGTGCCGCTCACCTTGCTGTGTTCCTGCTCTTCTTCGGCAGTGTGGCTGTCATGTATCTGCGGTTCTCAGCCACCTACTCAGTGTTTTGGGACACAGCAATTGCTGTCAGCTTTGTAATCCTTGCTCCCTTCCTCAACCCCATTATCTACAGCCTGAGAAACAAGGACATGAAAGATGCTATTAGAAGGTTTTTCTGCCGTCGGAGGAGGGCTGGTGGGGTCAGGGGGTAG